From the genome of Desulfosoma sp.:
CTTGAACCGCTGCCGTTTCGATGAGTTCGTGAGCACGTTTGACCTCGGTCAACGGCAGGCGTGCAGCGATCACCGGCTTGATCTTGCCCTGCGCCAGCAAATTGAACAGATTGGTCAAATCTTCGATGAACCATTTCGGGTGCTTTTTCCGCAAGGCGCCGATGGAATAGAACACCGTAGAGCGGCCGTTGGGAAGAAGGTTCCACAATTTGAGACGGATGAAATCAAGTGGTATGCTGCCGCCTCTGCCCATCACAGCGTTATAGAAGCCGTATGCCGCCAGTATCCCCTCCCGCCGAAGAGCATGGAAGGATTTCCGGAAACTCTCTCCGCCTATGGGATCAAAAACGGCGTCGACTCCATCTTCCGCCAAAGCACGTATGCGGTCGAGCCAATTCCCTCTTTTGTAGTCGATCGGTGTTGCACCTAACGCCGCAACCAAATCCTGCTTTGGTCTAGAAGCCGTTCCGTACATTTCCAAGTCAAGCAACTTTCCCAACTGCAGCATCGCTGTTCCGACCGCTCCGGCCGCACCGTGCACCAGAATACGCTGCCCTTCCTTGATCTTGGCGATTCTATGCAACAATTGATAGGCGGTCATATAAGACAAGACGAGGCTGACCGCTTCCGCAGGATCGAGACCTTCCGGAACTGGGATCAATCTGCTCTCGGGCAAACAGATGTACTCGGAATAGGCGCCGATGACTGTAAGGTCTGCTACGGTCTGCCCGACCCTGACTCGAGTGACGCCTTCACCCAGTTTGTCCACGACGCCGACCATATCGTATCCCGGTGAAAAGGGTGGCTTCTCTTTGACATCGGGATACATCCCTCTGCGAATCATCACGTCAGTGAAATTGGCACCGACGACCATCACC
Proteins encoded in this window:
- a CDS encoding medium chain dehydrogenase/reductase family protein, producing the protein MSYKRVIITSFGGPDVLKLEDVSALPVPKPGEVRVKVMVVGANFTDVMIRRGMYPDVKEKPPFSPGYDMVGVVDKLGEGVTRVRVGQTVADLTVIGAYSEYICLPESRLIPVPEGLDPAEAVSLVLSYMTAYQLLHRIAKIKEGQRILVHGAAGAVGTAMLQLGKLLDLEMYGTASRPKQDLVAALGATPIDYKRGNWLDRIRALAEDGVDAVFDPIGGESFRKSFHALRREGILAAYGFYNAVMGRGGSIPLDFIRLKLWNLLPNGRSTVFYSIGALRKKHPKWFIEDLTNLFNLLAQGKIKPVIAARLPLTEVKRAHELIETAAVQGKIVLTM